Part of the Lolium rigidum isolate FL_2022 chromosome 6, APGP_CSIRO_Lrig_0.1, whole genome shotgun sequence genome, ccaaagccgatGCTCCTCCCGTAGACACGAAAAAGCTCATGTGGAGGTGATTCCCGAGCTTTTCCTCTTTACTCCGAACAGGTATCCAGCTTTACCCTTTTCGGTTGATCAATTTACTGGAAAACTGCCACCGGAGGCCGACTCGCACATGTCCATTTGTTCTGCCACGGTCCGCTCGCCCCGTGAGGTGAGCTGTCCTCCGCCAGCCTTTCTTCCTAGTCTAGTTTATGGTCGCTGGATCATTGTGTTCTGTTCCCGATGCTTGTGAACGTTCTAGCTGCTAGAGCTAATTAACCTTTTACGCACATACTGCCGTGAAGCTCTGTGCCGCTATTTCTCAACACGTGATGCTCTGTGCTTGCTCGTATAATCGCATGGACATGTATTTTGGATAAAACGAAATCCGTGATGGATATGTTTTTTCGATAGAACTATATTTGTGATGGATATGTATTTGATGAAATATTCCTGGTCCATATTCTTGGGTATTGATGGTATTATCTAGCGATCCATGTTTCTATTGAATTTTACTGATACATTATTTATTATATTTAAATCAGTGAAAATATAAGCTCTCAGAGTATTTTAGATAATTTCCCAGTTTACATCCACAGCTAGCCAAACAGCCAAAGAGCAAAACTTGAAACAGTAGCTTTCCCTGCACAACAGCTTTTCCTGCACAGCTGCACAGCCAGCTACAGCTAGTCGCAGCCAGCCCAAACAAAGAGGCTCTGAATCGGATAAAAACTTGACCTAGCGCGCGGACACATCCGTAAAACGGATGGCCGTGGCGTATCCAAAGTCGGTCTAAATCTGGGCctcgtttgcgtggccgcgaacACCGCGGGCTGGCCTCTCGCATCCTCTATTGTCCTCCCTAGGCCCGCTTCTCTGCCTTTCAAAACACATCCCTCTCGCACACATCTTccccccgctccgccgccaccctagGACCGGCAATTTGTGACCGTTGCGGAAGCCGTCCACCGACGTCTAGACGCCGACAAGCGGTGCGGCAGCCTAGGATGCGGCCCCGCGCTTTCGCATGTGCTTTCGCTGCCGCATTGCAGCGccggagggcgccgccgccgacgttgtTGTCCTCTCAtcgtcgcgagacctcccgccgtcATCAGCTTCACCGTTGCCGCcagaggtgagctctcgtgcaccgtgcTTCCAGGCCGCAAGTCGGGGACGGCCattgcctgcaggtccctacggagGCATTGGATTGCCCCCGCccgcgaggtgttcgatgaaatgggctctgtagatcatggtggacagtgacgacgagttcttcttcaagaacttcatcgacacgtcctcAGACGACGAGTCCGAGGATGACTTTCTCACGGAGGCTGCGTTGATCATCTACGAGCACAATGTCGCGCAGAtccccgtgtaccgggggtccttgccCGGGCATcgcccgccttggaccgcaaaagagaacgcggccacgacatgCTCTTCCACAACTACTTCTACCGcaaggcattgttcacgccggccttgtttcgccgtcgttttcggatgtccagactCCAGACCACTTGTGTCATCATACACAACATGATTGTTGAGCTAGAGCTGGATGATTGGGAAGGCTAGGGAGATTTGATTGCTCCTTAAGgtggtccggcatcattccaggatatCCTCCATGTGCACCACGAAATTCGGGATCAAGCAGTTCACAACCAGCTCTAGACTGATTTGGTTGAGCACATGTGGGCGCATgttggcaacaatgctgcaaacaacaacaaCGAAGAAAATCCCGAAGAAAACAATGTGTATGCCACTTGTATCATTTTACATTTTTATTTGAATAAGTACTTTGTCATTGAATAGGTAGACAATAATCTTGAGCATTTAaacttatttatatatttttatgattttataTGCCTTTATATTGAATTTAAAGGTGAATGCCTACTTCTATGGCTGCGACCCATATCTGACCGCGTTAGAcatagcgtgcgacccaaacgtacACGCGGACACAAGGCGCTATCCATGTGTCCGCGCGGCCACTCAAACGGTCCAAAACGAAAAGCCCAACACGTCCACTTGGATCCTGTTGGAGATGCCTTGAGCAGGACGTGCGACCGACGGGTCGATGGATCGATCATTTCCTTCCTTCTTGGCGAGAGGGCCAAACATTGGCTGAAGCCGCTGAACTAGCCTTCTTCCACAAAGCACAGGAGCTAGGAAGCCACTACTGCATCTCTCCCGCTGCAGAAAAGGCACCAATTTTACCACCGAAGCAAACATGCCGAAAACAGAGGACCGCTTCTCCAAGGCGGTGCCTCTAAGACAAAGCAGCGCTACCACCACCTGGTCCAACGACTACGTTTTTCACCCGAAGCATGGACAAGGGGAGGTGAGGTGGAACCACATCATCTCCCACAAGAGGGGAAAGGCATCCATGGGCGTAGCCTATATACTGGAACCGACATCATTGGTCTGGGCTTTCGCTCGGCTACATCAGCCATCACCCCGAGTCGAGGAACTATCTCTAGCCCCCATTGTGAAGGTGAGGGAcaccatgcccccccccccccccccgtcgaaCCTTACCGGGAACTCCCAATGACGCTTGCGTTGCCGCCCTCACAGCCAAGGTACACGACCAACACCGCCGCCATGTGGCGGGGAGCCGCCGCTCAGGCCTCCAAACTCCcccaaaccaacaagccaaagTAGCACATGTGCACACACTCCGGGAAAGGGCACCGAACACCTCACCTGCCGTTGTAGCTCGACGAAAATGCATGACTTGACTTGGCAATCATGCGTGTGCAAGGCTGGAAGACAACCACAAAGAGTTCACAACGCTAGAAGACAACCACAAGGAGTCCGCGGTGAAGAGCAAAATGACCCACAGCAACAGGGTTCGACTTGAAGCTTGgagtcatcttcaccttggagaaGATGGAGGTCGAGGAAGGCCAAAGATGCAGTCCAGGGCCAAGTCCAGCTCCGCCATCCGGCCTACCGAGCACCAGCCATATCCGGCCTACCGAGCACCAGCCATCGAAACGAGGACAACACTCAGAGCTTACCACATCGCCACTGTCCTCAAGGTCGCAGGCTTGTCAGCCAATAGTCTCAGGCAGCGGCAAGAGGGGAGGCCGTGGGGTTTTGCACCACCTGAGTCGCCCCAAGAGAGGACCAACAAAGGGGCGTCCGTTTTGTTTTCCCAACACGTCACTTGCACCTGCTTAGATAATGCCAGGCCAGGCAGATCTCTGTTTCGAGCGGGAATTATTGCACTAGTTGCGCCCGATCCTATTTGTTGTGACACTTACTTCGTAGTCAAACTAAAATTTAGGCACAATAGCTGTGTCGCAGGCATCTTCCTCATCccaaatatgtcaaaatgtgaccCAAAAGAGAAGACGTACGTAATAGTATCATGTACTATTTACAGatcatttgttatttttgtgtaggccacattttgacatatttttggatgaaacttcacaggcacaagacacaacacaatgtatgtctagaattttagtttacattttttggaaacttggaagtgtcataacaaaaatggggtgcgggcgcaactagttgcggaatatcccctCTCGTTTCGAGCTCTACTCTGCTACCTAGATAACATTTTCACCTTTCCTAGCATGACAGAGAATTGCTATGGCATGATCAAGAGAAGACTGAGATAGGGAACAACATGAGACTTGCGCGACAGCCCAGGCCACCAGGTCAACTTCCTGTGCAATACCAACAACAGTGTTAAACAACCAGATAAGGCCACAGATAACAGAGCAAATCCAACAAGCCAGGTGAAACTGCATCTGCTCTACCCTGCTCCAGAGAAAACTATACTTCTCCGTGTCTAGGCAGAGAATTATACAGACCAGAAAACAAGCATATTTACAAATAGCAACCCCTACCACAAAGTTTCAAAATTCAGCAGAAGGATAATAATCTAGGCAAAACCACAAACTGCTGAGGAAATCAAACAAGCCAACACAATTGATGACATCTAGACAAGCCAGGTGAAAACTTGCTTGTGCTGGCTAACCCCATGTCAGTGCCACTAGCTCTACTTCGCTACCAACAAAAACATTTCAAACCATACTCTTTACAGGTTCAGGACCAGATGACATCCAGCAGATAAGACCACACAACAGAGCAGCAAATTAAAAGAACCAAACAGGCAGATGAAAAGCACCATACAGGCAGATNNNNNNNNNNNNNNNNNNNNNNNNNNNNNNNNNNNNNNNNNNNNNNNNNNNNNNNNNNNNNNNNNNNNNNNNNNNNNNNNNNNNNNNNNNNNNNNNNNNNACAGGCAGATGAAAAGCACCAAACAGGCAGATGAAAAGCACCATACATATGGTCCATAGCAAATGTTCAACAGAGCAGCATCCTGACAGGATTAAGGGTTCAACAGTAGCCATACTAACGGAATTCAAAGCTAGGTTCTTAGGCACCAAGTGCACAGGTGTCCAGCATACCAGCACATCCCAGGTGTTCAGCTGGCCATCACTACAACTACATATCAGGCATCACAGCAGGCATCACAAAAAGTTGAAGAGCACGGCAGCACACGCGGAGGCGGGGCTGGCTCAGCAGAAGAACATCGAGCTCTTGACCTTCTCATGCAGGCGAGGCAGCTCCTGCACTGGAGCGCTGCCAGCAGAGGTATGGGTGCCACCCTGGCTCGACGAGGTCTCAGACATCTCATCGAACTTGATGAACTGTGCCACCTGAGCAGCAGCCAGATGAGCATAGCAGATCGGAGATACTGCAAAGGAGCCAAAGATTAATTAGATCAGTATTTGCACGAGTTGGAAGCAATAATGGATTTACCGATGCAGAATGGACACAGGTAACTTACCAACTGATATGGCTGTTGTGCTCCTCTGGTAGACATAGGAGAGGGAGTGGACAAGATCCTGCAGGTCATCTGCGGTGAAGTGAATCTCATCATGCAGGATGTGGTAGTGGGTTGGCCTTGTAGTCCCCTGGTCAGACAAACACGATATTACAAAGTCTATAAGAAACAAGATAAATGGGTACAAACTAGAAACCATCAGACAGGTTCACTATCAAAAACCATAAACAGAACACCACAGCTGAAACTGAACCAAGCAAATCAATAGGCAACAAGAGCTGAAGAGTCTGCTATATAGCTTCAACTTTTGGCATGAGATATTAAGAATGTTCTGCTAAAGATAAAAGTCCAGAAGGTTCAATCTTTTGGCATGAGATTTCTGGGAAACATTTGTTGTCAACACTGCACTAACTAGATGCCAATGAAACCTAAGATTTACAAAAACTGGCACAATCTTCTTTAAGTAAAAGTAGACTATCGATAAGCTAAATCAGTGATGGCTTCCAATTTGAATTTGTTCTATTATGTAAATAAATTGCAAATAAGGGTACTACATTTAAAGATGTATGAGCTATAAGTTCAAGAAGGCTGTAGACAGACTGCACTTCCTAGATGCCATGCCAATGGATCTAACAGGGTATATAACATGTCCTTACAAAATTTCATCATTTTCTTCTGATGAATTTGAAGTATACTATCAATCCTAGATGCCAAAGGATAGTTCAAATATGCCAGCAAGTACCACTAGATACATGTCTGTAGACAGACTGCATTTACTAGATGCCAATGGATCTAGCGGAGGATAAAGATTTTCTTAACTGGACAAGAAGCTAACATCGTGTACAGATATGATACTAAAAATGTCCTGCTAAAGAGATAAAGTACAGCAAGTTCAAACTTTTGGCATGGGATTTCTGGTACACAGCTTCAACTTCTATAGGTATGATATTAAGATGTCCTGCTGACAAGATGAAGTCCAACAAGTTAAATCTTTTCGCATGGTATTTCTGGTACACTACACTTACTAGATGCCAATGATCAAACGGAAGATTAACAAAAATGGAAACTATCCTTCTGTTGAAGTGAAAGTATACTATCGGTCAAGCTAAATGTGCTACAAGTCAGAATTAAGGTATCAGGTATCATTAAATACATGGCTGTAGACAGACTAGCAAATATATAGATTTGTTATATGGAGCTAAAGGTGGCCCATCTTTGTGTGTCCTTAGTACAACATGGCACAGATCACAAAACAGAACAGCACAGGAGAAAACATTGAACAGGCAAGCATGATGAACCAGAACCAGATGGAGAGATACTTACTATCATTCCAGCGTGAGCACACATGTAGAAGTCATAATTCCTTGGATGGCAGACTGCATTATCCACAACAGTGCCTGAAGAtttgcaacttattaagaaactaATTGATGCTCAAAACCAACTACGAAACTGAATAACAGTGATGAACTGTTACCAGGAGGGACGTTGTCAGGAGCTCCAGGCATGAAAAACTTTGTGTGGTGATTCTTCTGAGCAACAATCAGTGTGAATTTTGGGTTCCAAGTTTCATCCAAGAACTTGCATGCCTGTGTGAATTAGAATAACATTAGGTTAGCTGTGGAAGTGGACCAATTTTGAACCAAGAATCACTTGAATGCAAAAGTACTGATGTTGAACTGCACCTCGATTATCTGATCCAACTCAATGTTAAGAACCTGATTGAACTGGCTCTCACTAACACCATCCCTATATTAGAGATAGAGAGATCAACATCATGATAAATAGAACAGTTGCTCAAGAGTCTACTGAAGAGTGACTAACCGAAAGATAATAATCTGTTCGGGCTTTCTTTTTCCTGAGCTGGTGTAGAAGTCAACCAGGCACTCCCTGAAACAATTTCAGGTTCAAACAAGCAACAGGGAAAAAGAGGGTATTATTAATACCACTGAATATTTGTATAGAGGATGAACAGAACACTTTTTTTATCTTACTTAATGAGGCCATCATCCTCTTTGCCTTGTGGCTTAAACAATGAATCTATCATTTCTAGCTTGGGTGATTGAGAACGCACTGATGCCCTGTATTTTGAGACCAGAGGCCATTCACGGGAACTAACAACCTATACAGGAAAAAATGGAATCAAACAACAAATTACAATAATGCTACAATTTTTAGTTTCTTCAATATGAAAGCATAGTACAGTTCAGATGAGAGGAAATTTAGTAACATACTGCTGCAATTGACGGTATATCAGACTGTCCAGGGGAGCCATGGGACACATCCATTCCCAGGATAATAGTTGGCACCTTTGATACAAGAGGGATGGCAGGGCTTGTTTCAATTTGCAGCAAGGAATTCATGCCACCAAGCTGATTAGAAATAGAGTCAATACAAAGAAGACTCAGTAACTGCAACTCACGCTTCCAACAAGAACTAAGTGCAGGAGAAACAAACCTTTGCATTAATCTTCAACAGAACATTTGTCAGATATTGGTCATTGACCCTTGTTGGGGCCACACATTGAGTGACAATCCCAAACTCAGCAAGGCATTTTCTCTTCCATGGACCTGTTAGAGAAAAGAAATAGATTATACAGATGCTTTATTAAACTTGTTTGTACAGACACAGCAAGAACTTCTAGAGCCTACCATAAACGTCTGAGTTTTTCCTCTCTGCAAGAACGCACAATAGAAACCTAGGTGCTCCAGGCAGCTTTGTCTTCACTTGTTCAAACATATCATCAACCCTTCTTGGAGCAGGGGAGCGTCTCACTTGGCCATTCTCCTCAAACACAGCAAAAGGTTCATCTACTTTCTGGAAATTCAAAAGAACAAGTTAGTGCAAATGCATTTGGTGAGATGTGTAATTAGGTGCAATGAAAACCTACAACGCCCTTCGCGGCACCACACTTGATGAGGTCACGGACAAGATCTTTGCAGTTGCAGCGAGCTGAGAAGTTAACCACTGCCCATCTATCCACGTGGCAAGCTCTATTAAGCCTCTGGAATAGCAGAACTAGCAAAGTTATGGATGGGAACATGCAGTAAAGAGTAAATACAGACTATAGTCTAAGAAGGCTGACCTTGTTATTGAAATTCCAACGCCCATTTCTAGTGAAAATATCTTCACCGTTTCCAGCTTTGAGCTACATTACATGATTCCATCAGATCCAGAAGAGTCTCACAAGCACAAAAGGTGACTAGATAGAGTTCATGTAGTCAGTTATGACTGACCTTGGGGGGCTGCAGTACCCTTCCAGCCACTTGTGTAAAGCCTTGAGCTATAGAAATCCCACATGCGCTTAGCATGGGCTCTGTGTCATAGCTGCTGCGTTTTAGTACCTGCAAGTTGACATTTGGTTATAATTCATATAAGAAAACAAGCCTATAGCTATTGACCTAGAATGAATAAGACACTGACATCAGTTAAAACCGACATCCTTTCCAGTGGTTTCTGCCTAGACTTCTCGACAAGAGATGATCTTTGAAGGGTACTCAGAGACTTGGTATATCGTTGCAAGGGCACCAGTGAGCATAGCTGGTGAACACAGTCACATTCATCAGAGACAGCACAAATAAGGCACAGACAAGAAACTACAGATGAATATATAAGACTAGTCAGACCTCAATGGGAAAATAGGTTGGACGGTTTGGTTTCCCCACATTAATACATGGGAAATCACCAGAGTACCTCAAGTCAATCCCTCTGTTCTTCACAAAGTAATCATAGACAGATATTTCTATTGCTTCAGGGTCACCACTCCCACCATTCCTTTGCTTCAGGGAGAACCTAGAAAGGCATAAGAGTAACCACCTAGTTAGTCATCTATATAGAAGTGCTTCCAAACAATAGTGAAAACTGCACAGAACAATGAACATCTAATTGCTCAAAAGATAATCTACATCAGAAGATGCCATGTAACCAGTCCATGCAATCAATTAAGAAGCATCACTTAAAACAAATACCCATATGCTCACTCACATCTGTTCATGACAATTGCGGTCACTCAAGCCAACAATCTTGTACTCAGTGTTTGCTGGGCTTGTTTTTATCCTTAAATTCTTGAGTGCACGCTTGGCCTACAAAGTCAAGCATGGTACAGATATAGATAAATACAATACATGATCAACAAGTTTCATGAGCAAGTTGAAGAACAATTTTACCTTGCCCCAATCAATTCTGTTTGGGTGATCAACCTTCTGGTTGGCAAGTAAGAAATCAACAACAGGGCCAGGTTTCACAATCATTGTCGTGGAAACATCTGCACAAGCAAAAAAGTACTTGTAAATACTAAACAATCGCCTACTTCCAGATGTGATAACAAAGTAACTGGGTTAACAAGCATACCAATATTCAGAGATAGCCCACTCTGTGTGGCTCGAAAGCTGGAGTGAAATCCTCTACACCCCATCACACCCCCACCCAAGTCAACAAAGTTTGACGGATTGTTGTGAAAAAATGATTGTCGAACTAGCAGGCAACCCCTGCAAACACGAGTTAACCATGAATTAGATAGGGAGCAGCCATGCAAATTGGTAAATAGGCCTTCAAAAGTACACATGAAGAAACTTACTGCTTGGCAGAGTGCTGTCTCAAAATGATATCAATAACCCGAATTGCTTCCTGGGTGTGCTCTGATTCCTGACCTTTCAGTGCCATTGCAATGGCGCTCATAGGAATTTTAGCTGCAAAGGACAGCTCAACCTTAAAGGTTTTAGTTTGATATGGCCTCTTGACTCGTTTCCTGTCACTTCCAGGAGGACTCCCATTTCCTGGGCTTCCATTTGCAGCAGTCCTAAAAGCAAGAAAGTTACATGAGCAAGAAGATGTAGTAAAGACTGAATAAAATACTGGATCAGGACAAAGTAGTAGAAATGGAAatagcagagagagagagagacgattACTTTCCACTTGAAATGTCTTCCAGAACAACAACAAACTCATTGTTAACTTGCGGAAGAGCACCAATGGTGAAAAGACTTTTTTCACCATCATAGGCGAAGTCTTTATGAGCAAGCTCAGACGCATAGGTCTGCTGGAGTTTGTCGATCACCTTCCTTCCAACGCCTTTCCCATCCACTGGGCGATCGTCTTCATACTTCAGATTCACCTGCACTCAATCAACAAACGTCAGTAACAACAGATGCTAACACAAGGAACTAGACAAACTTAGTGTAGACAAGGATAAAAGCTTTACATAATAATGATGGAAGAACTCATCAGTGGTCTTCAAGGAAACTTTAAAATGGTTTGTAACAAGGTTAATCGGGTTTCCTCTCTTGCCATAACCAGGACGAGCAATCAGGGCTCTCTTTGGCTTCGCCAATTTCTTTGCTTC contains:
- the LOC124659831 gene encoding protein argonaute 4A, with the translated sequence MESQDDLPPPPPLPPSVEPIRAEEAGDLPPPPPLPPSVEPIRAEEAKKLAKPKRALIARPGYGKRGNPINLVTNHFKVSLKTTDEFFHHYYVNLKYEDDRPVDGKGVGRKVIDKLQQTYASELAHKDFAYDGEKSLFTIGALPQVNNEFVVVLEDISSGKTAANGSPGNGSPPGSDRKRVKRPYQTKTFKVELSFAAKIPMSAIAMALKGQESEHTQEAIRVIDIILRQHSAKQGCLLVRQSFFHNNPSNFVDLGGGVMGCRGFHSSFRATQSGLSLNIDVSTTMIVKPGPVVDFLLANQKVDHPNRIDWGKAKRALKNLRIKTSPANTEYKIVGLSDRNCHEQMFSLKQRNGGSGDPEAIEISVYDYFVKNRGIDLRYSGDFPCINVGKPNRPTYFPIELCSLVPLQRYTKSLSTLQRSSLVEKSRQKPLERMSVLTDVLKRSSYDTEPMLSACGISIAQGFTQVAGRVLQPPKLKAGNGEDIFTRNGRWNFNNKRLNRACHVDRWAVVNFSARCNCKDLVRDLIKCGAAKGVKVDEPFAVFEENGQVRRSPAPRRVDDMFEQVKTKLPGAPRFLLCVLAERKNSDVYGPWKRKCLAEFGIVTQCVAPTRVNDQYLTNVLLKINAKLGGMNSLLQIETSPAIPLVSKVPTIILGMDVSHGSPGQSDIPSIAAVVSSREWPLVSKYRASVRSQSPKLEMIDSLFKPQGKEDDGLIKECLVDFYTSSGKRKPEQIIIFRDGVSESQFNQVLNIELDQIIEACKFLDETWNPKFTLIVAQKNHHTKFFMPGAPDNVPPGTVVDNAVCHPRNYDFYMCAHAGMIGTTRPTHYHILHDEIHFTADDLQDLVHSLSYVYQRSTTAISVVSPICYAHLAAAQVAQFIKFDEMSETSSSQGGTHTSAGSAPVQELPRLHEKVKSSMFFC